One window from the genome of Cryptomeria japonica chromosome 6, Sugi_1.0, whole genome shotgun sequence encodes:
- the LOC131069818 gene encoding histidine-containing phosphotransfer protein 1-like — protein MATVDLQQQHNNLINFLYEEGFLDEQYTQLEQLQDESSPRFVEEVLSLFFDDSLKLLHNIETTLNKEPVDYRKLDAHLHHFKGSSSSVGAQRVKNVCITFRAFCQEKKKNGCLQCLQQVKQEYYLLKNKFEDLFQIERQILRAGGTIGGTN, from the exons ATGGCTACTGTTGATTTGCAACAACAGCACAATAATCTTATTAACTTTCTTTATGAGGAG GGATTTCTGGATGAACAATATACTCAGCTGGAGCAGCTACAGGATGAAAGCAGTCCTCGTTTTGTGGAAGAAGTGCTTTCCTTGTTTTTTGATGACTCTCTCAAATTGCTCCATAACATAGAGACCACACT GAATAAAGAACCGGTGGATTACAGAAAATTGGATGCCCATTTGCATCATTTCAAGGGTAGCAGCTCAAG TGTAGGGGCACAGAGAGTTAAGAACGTATGCATCACATTTCGTGCCTTCTgtcaagagaaaaagaaaaatgg GTGCTTGCAGTGTCTGCAACAAGTGAAGCAGGAGTATTATCTTCTCAAGAACAAGTTCGAAGATCTGTTTCAG ATTGAGCGACAAATTCTGAGAGCAGGTGGGACGATTGGAGGGACAAATTAA